The proteins below come from a single Pleuronectes platessa chromosome 3, fPlePla1.1, whole genome shotgun sequence genomic window:
- the LOC128436826 gene encoding uncharacterized protein LOC128436826: MMKCVVVLLSLLSVGRSAPESGCDRLVQPITISNEQMLGRWLYIGGSTDLPGSRSLGHLLTSVWLDIAATSQSNILNIIQTQRIYGDCSSLTYNVTFENSTMLIEQPFHLKEVYLPTDCSDCLVVYEEVISGTDTFTSLLLFSRRKSVSAVPQEMLMRQAQCLRMQSPIMINPNYEICPDNILPEEGLSAFNSLFEAKMGHRVARLLDSFFDMFVN, from the exons ATGAtgaagtgtgttgttgtgttgctgagCCTCCTCTCTGTGGGACGCTCGGCTCCTGAGAGCGGCTGCGACCGTCTGGTTCAACCAATCACCATCAGCAATGAACAG ATGCTTGGTAGGTGGCTGTACATCGGGGGGAGCACTGACCTCCCGGGAAGCCGCTCTCTGGGCCACCTGCTGACCAGTGTCTGGTTGGACATCGCTGCCACTTCCCAGAGCAACATCCTGAACATCATCCAGACTCAGAGAAT ATACGGTGATTGTTCGAGCTTAACCTACAACGTGACCTTTGAGAACAGCACGATGTTAATAG AGCAACCTTTCCACCTGAAGGAAGTCTATCTGCCGACTGATTGCTCCGACTGTCTGGTCGTCTATGAAGAAGTTATCTCTGGAACAGACACGTTTACCAGTCTTCTGCTTTTCA GCAGAAGAAAGAGTGTCTCTGCCGTCCCTCAGGAGATGCTCATGAGACAGGCACAATGTCTCCGCATGCAGTCGCCCATAATGATAAACCCCAACTATG AAATCTGTCCGGACAACATCCTGCCGGAGGAGGGACTCAGCGCCTTCAACTCCTTGTTTGAAGCCAAGATGGGACATCGAGTTGCGAGACTTCTGGACAGTTTTTTTGATATGTTTGTGAACTGA